The genomic DNA CCAATCCCAAGCTCCGACGCCACTGCCTCGGTGACTGCCTCACGGCTGTCCAGCTCCAGCAACACCCTGGGCCTTACCGACGCTTGGTCACACGCCTTGTCGAAGGTTCGCCGGGTGGTCGAACTGGGTTCGCGCAGTACCATGATCTGTTCATGCAGAGCAGCCAGTGGCAGGTCACCCTGCCCGCTAGCCCAGGCATGGCCTGCCGGCAGCAGTGCGCACAAACGCGACTCGCAGAGGTTTTGCAAGTAAAGGCCCTTGCGCGGTTCGATCTCGGTCAATACGGCCACGTCGGCATGCTCTGACAACAATGCGGCCAAGGTCTCCTGGGCATTGCCCAGGCGCAGGTTGACGGTGATGCCCGGGTAGCGTTCACGCAATAGCGCCAGCATCGGCATGACCCGGTGCGGCCCATCTGCGGCCACCTCCAAGCGGCCGGTGAGCAATTGGCGATTGGCCTCGAGCATCGCCTGTGCCTCTTCGGCCAGGCCGAACATCGCCCGGGTGATAGCCGCAAGGCGGGTACCCTCCTCGGTCAGCTCCACCCGCCGTGCCGTGCGCCGTAACAGGGTGATCTGGTAGTGCTCTTCCAACGCCTTGACGTGCCCGGTCACCGCCGGCTGGCTAATGAACAAGCGCGCAGCAGCACGGGTGAAACTGCCCTCACGGGCGACGGCGTCGAAAGCGCGAAGCTGGAACAGGTTCATATTTATCGGTCTGACTTATGGCTGGCATAACAACAAACAATTTGATTGATAGCTTGGCCAATTGCAACCTAGCCCTCGTAGTTTCAGCGCCAGCTTTTTTCGGCTGACCACCCGCAGCTTGTGAGGAACCACGCAATGAGCAACGCCCCGATCCTGCTGACCCCCGGCCCACTGACCACATCCCTGCGCACCCGACAAGCCATGCTGGTGGACTGGGGCTCCTGGGACCGTGATTTCAACCAGCTGACTGCCAGTGTCTGCGAGCAACTGCTGGCAATCATCGACGGCTCCGCCAGCCACCATTGCGTCCCCCTGCAAGGCAGCGGCACCTTCGCCGTGGAGGCCGCCATCGGCACCCTGGTGCCGCGCGACGGCAAGGTACTGGTGCTGATCAACGGCGCTTACGGCCAGCGCCTGGCGAAAATCTGCAAAGTGCTGGGGCGCAACTTCAGCACTTTCGAAACCGCCGAAGACCAACCGACCACCGCTGCCGACGTCGATCGCCTGCTGGCGGCAGACCCCAGCGTGACCCACGTGGCGCTGATCCACTGCGAAACCAGCACCGGCATCCTCAACCCGCTGCACGAGATCGCTCAGGTGATCAAGCGCCACGGCAAGCGCCTGATCATCGATGCCATGAGCTCGTTCGGCGCCCTGCCGATCGACGCCCGCGAAATCCCCTTCGAGGCACTGATCGCAGCGTCCGGCAAATGCCTGGAAGGCGTCCCCGGGATGGGCTTCGTTTTCGCCGAGAAAACCGCACTGGCAGCCGCCGAGGGCAATGCCCACTCGCTGGCCATGGACCTGCACGACCAGCACGCCTACATGGCCAAGACCGGCCAATGGCGCTTCACCCCACCCACCCATGTGATCGCCGCCCTGCACGAGGCGCTGCTGCAGTACGCCGAGGAAGGTGGCCTGCCGGCGCGCCACCAGCGCTACGCCGACAACTGCAAGACCCTGCTCGATGGCATGGCAGCCATCGGCCTGCGCAGCTTCCTGCCAGCCGACATCCAGGCGCCGATCATCGTCACCTTCCACGCCCCGAATGACGCCCGCTACCAGTTCAAGGACTTCTACGAACGGGTCAAGGCCAAGGGCTTCATCCTCTACCCCGGCAAGTTGACCCAGGTCGAGACCTTCCGCGTCGGCTGCATCGGCGTGGTCGGCCCGGACGGCATGCAAGCTGCTGTGAATGCCGTGGCCGACGTGCTGCGGGAAATGGAAGTACTGGACATCTGACCCTCTGCCCATCCGCCTTCAGGAAATAGCGCACATGAACTACAGCAACCCCACCCAGCTGCAAGCCGCCATCCTCGACTGGGCCGGCACCGTTGTCGACTTCGGCTCTTTCGCCCCGACCCAGATCTTCGTCGAAGCCTTCGCCGAGTTCGACGTCCAGGTTTCCATCGAGGAAGCGCGCGGCCCAATGGGCATGGGTAAGTGGGACCATATCCGCACCCTGTGTGACGTGCCGGAAATTGCCGAACGCTATCGCAAGGTGTTCGGTCGCACGCCGACCGATGATGACGTCACTGACATATATAACCGCTTCATGCCGCTGCAGATCGAGAAGATCGCCGTGCATTCAGCACTGATCCCCGGCGCTCTGGACACCCTCACCGGCCTGCGCCAGGACGGCCTGAAAATAGGCTCATGCTCTGGCTACCCGAAAGTGGTGATGGACAAGGTTGTCGAACTGGCAGCACAGAACGGCTATGTCGCCGACCATGTGGTGGCCACCGACGAAACCCCGAACGGCCGCCCGTGGCCGGCACAGGCACTGGCCAACGTGATCGCCCTGGGCATCGACGACGTAGCGGCCTGCGTCAAGGTCGACGACACCGTACCGGGCATCCTCGAAGGCCGTCGTGCCGGTATGTGGACCGTGGCACTGGTGTGCTCGGGCAACGCGCTTGGGCTTACCTGGGAAGGTTACCAGGCATTGAGTGCAGAGCAGCTGGAGAGTGAACGCAAGCGCATTCATGCGCTGTTCGCAGGGTCACGCCCGCACTACCTGATCGACACCATCAACGAACTGCCCGAGGTGGTCGCCGATATCAACCGGCGGTTGGCCAAGGGGGAGATGCCGCAGGCGTTCTGACCGATCTGTGTTACAGCTTTCGCCGGCGAGCCGGCCCCACAATCGACCCGCTGTTTTCACGAACAGTGATGTAACTGTGGGAGCCGGCTTGCCGGCGACAGGGCCGGTTCAGACTGCCCTGTTCAGCTTCACCCAAGAGGAGAACTTGTCGATGAAACCCTGCAGAAACGGCCGGGTCTTGTCATTGAGCTTGCCACTGTCCTCGAAAAGGCTGGCCGCACCACCGATATAAGCTTCGGGCATCTGCATGCACGGCATGTCGAGAAACACCAGCGACTGCCGCACCGCATGGTTGGCACCAAACCCGCCAATGGCTCCGGGCGAAACGCTCACCACCGCCGTAGGTTTGCCACTCCAGGCACTTTGCCCGTAGGGACGTGAACCCACGTCGATGGCATTTTTCAGGCAGCCCGGTACAGAACGGTTGTACTCGGGGGTGACGAACAGCACCGCGTCGCTGCGCCGGATCTCATCGCGAAAGCGCTTCCACGGCTCGGGCACGCCCGCAGCCTCGACATCCTCGTTGTACAGTGGCAGATCGCCGATTTCGACGATTTTCAAGGCAAGACTGGACGGTGCCAGCTCTGAAAGGGCACGGGCCACCTTGCGGTTGTACGAATCCTTGCGCAAGCTGCCGACGACGACCGCTACCGAATACACCTGGCTCATGGCGATTTTCAACCTTTGCTGGGTTAAGAGACGTTGTAGTTATAGATGACCATTGCTCGGCGCTTAGGTTTTTTTCCTCCGCCGGAAAACTTCCAGGTACCATCCACGGTCTATTCCTGCAGACATTCCCTACGTAATTCAGAGGTTTTCACCTAAATGGCAGCAGTAATGGTCGGCC from Pseudomonas putida includes the following:
- a CDS encoding LysR substrate-binding domain-containing protein; the protein is MNLFQLRAFDAVAREGSFTRAAARLFISQPAVTGHVKALEEHYQITLLRRTARRVELTEEGTRLAAITRAMFGLAEEAQAMLEANRQLLTGRLEVAADGPHRVMPMLALLRERYPGITVNLRLGNAQETLAALLSEHADVAVLTEIEPRKGLYLQNLCESRLCALLPAGHAWASGQGDLPLAALHEQIMVLREPSSTTRRTFDKACDQASVRPRVLLELDSREAVTEAVASELGIGVVSSTEVANDPRVVARPLVGHGLRNQHLVGCLERRRELRLIQAFLALAASL
- a CDS encoding 2-aminoethylphosphonate--pyruvate transaminase, with translation MSNAPILLTPGPLTTSLRTRQAMLVDWGSWDRDFNQLTASVCEQLLAIIDGSASHHCVPLQGSGTFAVEAAIGTLVPRDGKVLVLINGAYGQRLAKICKVLGRNFSTFETAEDQPTTAADVDRLLAADPSVTHVALIHCETSTGILNPLHEIAQVIKRHGKRLIIDAMSSFGALPIDAREIPFEALIAASGKCLEGVPGMGFVFAEKTALAAAEGNAHSLAMDLHDQHAYMAKTGQWRFTPPTHVIAALHEALLQYAEEGGLPARHQRYADNCKTLLDGMAAIGLRSFLPADIQAPIIVTFHAPNDARYQFKDFYERVKAKGFILYPGKLTQVETFRVGCIGVVGPDGMQAAVNAVADVLREMEVLDI
- the phnX gene encoding phosphonoacetaldehyde hydrolase, giving the protein MNYSNPTQLQAAILDWAGTVVDFGSFAPTQIFVEAFAEFDVQVSIEEARGPMGMGKWDHIRTLCDVPEIAERYRKVFGRTPTDDDVTDIYNRFMPLQIEKIAVHSALIPGALDTLTGLRQDGLKIGSCSGYPKVVMDKVVELAAQNGYVADHVVATDETPNGRPWPAQALANVIALGIDDVAACVKVDDTVPGILEGRRAGMWTVALVCSGNALGLTWEGYQALSAEQLESERKRIHALFAGSRPHYLIDTINELPEVVADINRRLAKGEMPQAF
- the chrR gene encoding class I chromate reductase ChrR (Pseudomonas putida) is translated as MSQVYSVAVVVGSLRKDSYNRKVARALSELAPSSLALKIVEIGDLPLYNEDVEAAGVPEPWKRFRDEIRRSDAVLFVTPEYNRSVPGCLKNAIDVGSRPYGQSAWSGKPTAVVSVSPGAIGGFGANHAVRQSLVFLDMPCMQMPEAYIGGAASLFEDSGKLNDKTRPFLQGFIDKFSSWVKLNRAV